The Zobellia alginiliquefaciens genome contains a region encoding:
- a CDS encoding glycosyltransferase family 2 protein — MLQPDIKVIIPAFNEADSIASVIREIPTSVSEIIVVNNNSTDKTAENAAAAGATVLNESRMGYGYACLMGMDYISKQSKAPDIIVFLDGDYSDYPEELDKIVAPILNKQADFVIGARVKRLREEGSMTPQQIFGNWLATFLMKLLFGATFTDLGPFRAIAYPKLLTLNMEDKTYGWTVEMQLKALKQKLAYTEVPVRYKKRIGVSKVSGTVKGSIFAGIKILGWIFKYSIK, encoded by the coding sequence ATGCTACAACCAGACATTAAGGTCATAATTCCCGCTTTCAACGAAGCAGATTCCATTGCTTCCGTGATTCGTGAAATCCCCACATCGGTCTCCGAAATTATAGTAGTAAACAATAATTCCACAGATAAAACAGCCGAAAATGCGGCGGCAGCGGGAGCTACCGTTCTGAACGAGAGCAGAATGGGTTATGGCTACGCCTGTTTAATGGGCATGGACTATATTTCCAAACAATCCAAAGCACCCGATATTATCGTATTTCTTGACGGAGACTATTCAGATTACCCTGAAGAGCTCGATAAAATTGTCGCTCCGATACTAAATAAACAAGCTGATTTTGTAATAGGTGCTCGTGTAAAACGACTCAGAGAAGAGGGAAGCATGACACCTCAGCAAATTTTTGGCAATTGGTTGGCTACTTTTTTAATGAAATTATTGTTTGGGGCAACATTTACGGACCTTGGTCCGTTTAGGGCTATAGCATATCCTAAGTTGTTAACACTCAATATGGAGGATAAAACTTACGGGTGGACGGTAGAGATGCAATTGAAGGCTTTGAAGCAAAAATTGGCATATACCGAAGTACCAGTACGTTACAAAAAAAGAATTGGTGTGTCAAAAGTATCGGGTACCGTAAAAGGTAGTATATTTGCGGGCATAAAAATATTAGGTTGGATTTTCAAATACAGCATAAAATAA